The Meiothermus ruber DSM 1279 genome includes the window GCTCGCTGCGCGGGATGGCCTGTTCGATCTGCTCGACCTCGAGGGCGGTGCGCTGGTCGTTCCAGAGCGGGGCTGGGCATAGGGGGTTCCCGGCTTTGTCTAGGAAGACCGCCCCGTGCATCTGGCCCGAGAGCCCGATGCCCACCACCTCGGCCCCGCCCAGTTGCTCACAGAGGGCGCGCAGGGCTTCCTGGGCGGCGCGGGCCCAGTCCAGGGGGTCTTGCTCGGTCCAGCCGGGGCGGGGGGTGTGGAGCGGGTAGCCCGCCCGGGCCTCGGCCACCTTCTGGCCCCTGGCGGAAAGCGCCACCGCCTTGAGGCCGCTGGTGCCCAGGTCGAGGCCCAGCACCAGGCTCATCCCCGTACCCCCAGCAGGTGCTCTACGGCGAGCTGGTCGAGCTGCTCCAGGGCATAACCGCGGCTGCGGCAGGCCTCGGGCAGCTCGAGCTGCTTGAGCCGCTGAGCTTTTTCCCGGCTGTAGGCCCCCAGCAGGGCCAAAGGCTCGGGGTCGGCCTGGTAGTAGGCCTCGAGCAAAGCCTTCACCTCGGGGTCGGCCCGGAAGGCCTGGGCTTTCTCCTTCAGAATCAGGTAGGTGCGCATACAGCCCCGGGCAAAAGCCCAGACCCCGGCCTCGTCCTCGGTGCGCAGGGCGTGGGCGTCGAAGTGGCGGGGGCCGTCGTAACCGCTGGCCTCGAGCAGATCCACTAGGAAGAACGCGGCCTTGAGGTTCTCCGAGCCAAAGCGCAGATCCTGGTCGAAGCGGCTCATGCGCTGGTCGTTCAGGTCGATGTGGAAGAGCTTGCCCATCTCCAGGGCCTGGGCCACCGCGTGCACGAAGTTGAGCCCGGCCATGGTCTCGTGGGCGAACTCGGGGTTGAGGCCAAAGCGGTGCGGGTGCTTCAGGGTGCCGATCAGGGCCAGCATGCTGCCCACGGTGGGCAGGTAGATGTCGCCTCGAGGCTCGTTGGGTTTGGGCTCCAGGGCAAAGCGGTAGTTGTAGCCCTGCTCCTCCGCATACTCGGCCATGAAGTCCAGGGCCTCGCGGAACCAGGCCCATACCCGCGGGGCCTTGCCGGTGGCGTCTACCTCGGCCCCCTCCCGCCCCGGCCAGACCACGTAAATCTGGGCCCCCAGCTCGGCGCCCAGGTCGAGGGTCTCGAGGCTCTTCTTCAGGGCGTAGGCCCGCACCCAGGGGTCGGGGCTGGTCAGGGCCCCGTCCTTAAAGGCCGGGTCGGAGAAGAGGTTGGCGGTGACCATGGGCACCTTGAGGCCGGTGTCCTGCAGGGCCTTCTTGAAGCGGCGCAGGATGGCCTCGCGCTCGGCCGGGGGCGTGCCACGGGGGATCAGGTCTTCGTCGTGCAGGTTGACCCCGTAGGCCCCCAGCTCGGCCAGCCTGTACACCACGTAGTCGGGCTCGAGCCGTTCCCGCACGGCCTCGCCAAAGGGGTCGCGCCCGATGTTGCCTACCGTCCAAAGGCCAAAGGTGAACTTATGCTCGGGTCTGGGCTGGTACATTATCCTACCTCCTCGTAGCTCATCTGCTCCATAAACACGTCGGCGGCCAGCGCCCCCACCCCCAGCAGGGCGGCCTCGCGGCCCAGGGGCGAGATGGTGATCTGGGCGGGGTCGTGCACCGCCAGGGCGTAGCGGGGGAGCCGGGTCTGCACCGCTTGCAGCAGGGCCTGACCGGTGGCCTCGACCAGGGGCCCGCCCAGCACGATGCGCTCGGGGTCGAGGGTGGCCAGCACCATGGCCGAGAGCTGGGCCAGCCGCTCGGCCATCTCGTTCAGGCGGGCTGGGCTGGGGTCTTCCTGCCAGCGGCGGTAGCTCAGGAAAACCTCGGCGCAGCCCCGCTTGCCGCAGCGGCAGGGGGGGCCTTCCGGGTCGAGGGGGATGTGCCCCACCTCACCGGCGTGAAAGCGCGCCCCGTGGTAGACCTTGCGTTCCACCACCACCCCACCCCCCACGCCCACCCCCAGGCTCAGGTAGACGCAGTGCTCGAGGGCCAGCCCCCCCAGGGCATAGAGCCCATAGGCGGCGGCGTTGGCCTCGTTCTCCACAACGGCGGGAATCCCCACCAGGCCCAGCGACTGAAGGGCCTCCTGGAAGCGCTCGAGCAGGGGCAGGTCGGCCCAGCCCAGGTTGGGGGCCAGGGTCAGGTGGCCCTGGACGGGCTCGAGCAGCCCCGGCAGCGCAAGGCCCGCCGAAAGCACCCGCACCCCCGGCAGCAGCGGGGCGGTGTGTTGCTGCAAAAGGGCCAGGGCCTCGTCCAGGCGCGGGGGGGCTGGGGGTAGCACCACCCGGGCCCGCACCTGGCCCTTGAGGTTCAGCAGGGCCACGGCCATCCGATCCACGTCGATTTCCCAGGCCAGCGCCAGGTGGCGCTTCGCTTCGACCTCGAGGGCCACCGAGGGGCGGCCCTGGCCGGTGGGGGGTAGGGGGCGCTCGGTCAGGAGGCCCTCGTTCAACAGCTCGGCCACCACCTCGGTCACCGCCGAGGGTGAGAGGCCCAGTTTGCGCGCCAGCCTGAGCCGGGAGATGCCGGCCTCGGCCCGGATGGCCTGCAGGATGCGCGCGCGGTGCCAGCGCCGTAACTGCCGTGTGCTGCCCAGGGGGGTGTGCTCGAGATACTTAGGCATCCTGCGTGCTCCGTAAGGCTTTTCGCTATTTATTTCCCGACTCAAAATAACAACTTTTCCACGGGGTGTCAATCAAGGCCGTGCTGGCTCGAGGCAATCGGTGTATTGCTTACCTTTGCCGTACAGGCTCGGCGAATAGAATCAAAATCCATGCAGGCGCACCGCTACACCCTGCCACAACCCAGATGGTTCAGATGGGGCCTGGTGGGGCTGGTGCTGGGGGGGCTGGGCTTGTTGCTGGCCCAGCCCCTCACGCCCGAGGGGCGCTTCGCCCTGTCCATGATTCCCCACCATGCCCAGGCGGTTGAACTGGCTAGGATTCTGGCGCCTCGAGCTGCCGACCAGAACCTGCGCTACTTCGCCCAGGATGTGGCCCGCACGCAGGCCGCCCAGATCGCCCAGATGCGGCGCTGGCTGCCGTGGTGGCGGCAGCTGACCATTGGTTTTGAGCGCCCCAGCCCCCAGGCCGCTGCGGCCATGGGCATGGCCTCGGAGCAGGAAATAGCCGAGCTGCTGGCCCTGCAGGGCCGCGAGGCTGAGATCCGGTTTTTGCAGCTCATGATCCGCCACCACCAGGGGGCGCTGCCCATGATTGAGCAGGGCCTGGCCGAGGTGCAGTCCCCGGGCCTCCCGCGTCGGCTTATCGAGGCCATGGGCCGGAGCCAGGCGGGTGAAATCCAGACGATGAAGCGCTGGCTTTTGGAGCGGGGAGGGGCGGTGCTTCCCTTTGATCCCACCGCCATGCCCACGCACAACCACTAAGCGCTGCGGCCAAACCCCCGCTGGCCGTTCTGTAGGATACGGCGGGTGGGCCTGGGCCCTTTATCCGGGACAATTGTCCTAATGGTGCATCCTGGGGCCTTCTGGCAGAATAAAGACACTACCCCCAGGGGGGGTCTTTTCCTTATGTCCAACCGACGGTTTACCTACTACGCTTGGGGGGTGGTGGTTTTTACCCTGGTGGTCATCTTGTGGGGCGATGTGGTGCAGGCCACCGGCTCCGGGGATGGCTGCGGTGCCCACTGGCCCACCTGCAACGGGGAAGTGCTGCCCATCTTCAGGGGCCTCGAGACCTTCATCGAGTTTTTCCACCGGGTTACCAGTGGTCTTTCGCTGCTCCTGACCATTGGGCTTCTGCTCTGGTCGCGCCGGGCTTTTCCTAAGGGTCACCTGGCCCGGCTGGGGGCCGGTCTTGCCATGTTCTTCATGATTACCGAGAGCCTGGTGGGGGCCGGGCTGGTGCTTTTCCGGCTGGTAGGGGAGGACGCCAGCGTGGCCCGGGCCATTGTGGCCCCCATTCACCTCATCAACACCCTTTTCCTGATTGGTTCGTTGACCCTCACCGCCTGGTGGTCGCGCCACCCCGAGCACCGCCCGGTCTTGAAAGGCCAGGGGCTGGTGGGCTGGGCCCTGGGCCTGGGCCTGGGAGGCATCCTGCTGGTTGCAGCGGCCGGGGCCCTGACCTCGCTGGGCGATGCTTTGTTTCCGGTGCGCAACACCGCCGAAGCGGTGGGGCGGGCCCTCACCCCCGGTGAGCATTTCTTGGTGCAGCTTCGCATCTATCACCCCTTTATCGCGGTGGTGGTGAGCGTGTATGTGGTTCTGGTAGCCAACCTGGTCGCGCTGCTGCGCCCCAGCCCCCACACCAAACTATTCGCCCGCATGGCCGGCCTTCTGTTTATCTTGCAGCTTGGGGTGGGATATCTTAACGTGCTGCAGGCAGCACCGCTGTACACCCAGCTTCCTCACCTGTTGCTTTCCGATCTGGTCTGGGTGACCTGGCTCTTGCTCACGGTCTCGGCCCTCAGCCTGGCCTACCCTGTGAGGCCATCCAGGGCCGAAGCGGCTAAAGCGAGGTAGACTGCTGTGGTGGTTTCTATTGCTAACACCGAGCGCGCCACATGGCGAGACTATTTTTGGCTAACCAAACCTCGAGTCATCAGCCTGCTGCTGTTCACCACCCTGGCGGCCATGTTCATTGCAGCGGGTGGGTGGCCGGGCCTGGGCTTGTTCCTGGTGGTTTTTGTGGGCGGCTATATGGCGGCTGGTTCGGCCAATGTTTTCAATATGGTCATTGACCGCGATATTGACGGTCGCATGAAACGTACGGCCCAGCGCCCTACGGTTACCCACAAGATTAGCAGCCGCGACGCCACCCTTTTCGCTACCGTCCTGATGCTGCTCTCCTTTGTATTACTCTGGTGGGGGGCCAACCTGACCACTGCGCTTTTGGCGATGGCCGGGCTGGGCTGGTACGTGCTGGTCTACACCCTCTACATGAAGCGCCGCTTCTGGAGCAACATCGTAATCGGTGGGGCTGCCGGGGCGTTCCCGCCCTTGGTTGGTTGGGCTGCTGTGACGGGGGAACTGAGCCTTTTTGCCTGGTATTTGTTCTTGATTATCTTTTTTTGGACGCCCGTGCATTTCTGGGCGCTTTCGCTCATGATCAAAGACGATTACGCCGCGGTGGGGGTTCCTATGCTCCCAGTGGTGCGCGGCGAGCGCGAGACGGCCTATCAGATAGGCCTCTATGCCATTCTGACCACTGTCATTACCCTTGTCCCGGTGCTGATGGGCGAGCTGCGCTGGGTGTATTTGCTGGCGGCGCTGCTGCTCAACGGCTGGCTTTTACTGTATAGCTGGCGCTTATACCAGACCCTGGAGCGAAACTGGACGCTTACGCTGTATAAGTACTCAATGTTATACCTGGCATTACTGTTTGTCGCGATGGCCATAGACCGGGCCCTGTGGATGTAGCTAAAATATCCTATCGGGATAGGATATCGGATGCTTGGAGCCGGGTATCCTAAAATG containing:
- a CDS encoding ROK family transcriptional regulator: MPKYLEHTPLGSTRQLRRWHRARILQAIRAEAGISRLRLARKLGLSPSAVTEVVAELLNEGLLTERPLPPTGQGRPSVALEVEAKRHLALAWEIDVDRMAVALLNLKGQVRARVVLPPAPPRLDEALALLQQHTAPLLPGVRVLSAGLALPGLLEPVQGHLTLAPNLGWADLPLLERFQEALQSLGLVGIPAVVENEANAAAYGLYALGGLALEHCVYLSLGVGVGGGVVVERKVYHGARFHAGEVGHIPLDPEGPPCRCGKRGCAEVFLSYRRWQEDPSPARLNEMAERLAQLSAMVLATLDPERIVLGGPLVEATGQALLQAVQTRLPRYALAVHDPAQITISPLGREAALLGVGALAADVFMEQMSYEEVG
- the xylA gene encoding xylose isomerase, which gives rise to MYQPRPEHKFTFGLWTVGNIGRDPFGEAVRERLEPDYVVYRLAELGAYGVNLHDEDLIPRGTPPAEREAILRRFKKALQDTGLKVPMVTANLFSDPAFKDGALTSPDPWVRAYALKKSLETLDLGAELGAQIYVVWPGREGAEVDATGKAPRVWAWFREALDFMAEYAEEQGYNYRFALEPKPNEPRGDIYLPTVGSMLALIGTLKHPHRFGLNPEFAHETMAGLNFVHAVAQALEMGKLFHIDLNDQRMSRFDQDLRFGSENLKAAFFLVDLLEASGYDGPRHFDAHALRTEDEAGVWAFARGCMRTYLILKEKAQAFRADPEVKALLEAYYQADPEPLALLGAYSREKAQRLKQLELPEACRSRGYALEQLDQLAVEHLLGVRG
- a CDS encoding DUF305 domain-containing protein; protein product: MQAHRYTLPQPRWFRWGLVGLVLGGLGLLLAQPLTPEGRFALSMIPHHAQAVELARILAPRAADQNLRYFAQDVARTQAAQIAQMRRWLPWWRQLTIGFERPSPQAAAAMGMASEQEIAELLALQGREAEIRFLQLMIRHHQGALPMIEQGLAEVQSPGLPRRLIEAMGRSQAGEIQTMKRWLLERGGAVLPFDPTAMPTHNH